One stretch of Pseudomonas fragi DNA includes these proteins:
- a CDS encoding GPW/gp25 family protein produces the protein MIGMDRRTGLPISGVKHLRQSIEDILTTPLGSRLMRPEYGSTIRRFVDLPVSEGWKSAVQAEAARALKRWEPRLELTQVQVLSVLDGRITFRLSGIYKGDSQLLEVNV, from the coding sequence ATGATCGGAATGGACCGCCGTACCGGGCTGCCTATCTCGGGCGTTAAGCATCTGAGGCAGTCCATTGAAGACATTTTGACCACGCCGCTGGGGTCCCGGCTAATGCGCCCGGAATACGGCAGCACCATCCGGCGCTTTGTCGATCTGCCCGTCAGTGAGGGCTGGAAAAGCGCTGTGCAGGCTGAGGCGGCCCGCGCCCTGAAACGCTGGGAGCCGCGTCTGGAACTGACGCAGGTTCAAGTCCTGTCCGTTCTTGATGGGCGTATCACTTTTCGCCTGTCGGGTATCTACAAGGGCGACAGTCAGCTATTGGAAGTGAACGTATGA
- the sdhC gene encoding succinate dehydrogenase, cytochrome b556 subunit, whose amino-acid sequence MNQKRPVNLDLGTFKYPITAITSILHRISGLILFPCVFLLLYALGKSLSSEEGFNEMKAMLSTPFAKIVVWVVVSALAYHLVAGVRHLIMDMGVGETLEGGKRGSMIVLVISIVLIAVAGVWLWT is encoded by the coding sequence ATGAACCAGAAAAGACCCGTGAACCTTGACCTTGGAACCTTCAAGTATCCGATTACCGCTATCACATCGATATTGCACCGGATCTCAGGACTGATTCTCTTTCCCTGCGTGTTCTTACTGTTGTACGCCCTGGGAAAATCGCTGAGCTCCGAGGAAGGTTTCAACGAAATGAAGGCCATGTTGTCCACGCCATTTGCGAAGATCGTTGTTTGGGTGGTGGTGTCAGCACTGGCTTATCACTTGGTCGCAGGTGTAAGACATCTCATCATGGATATGGGGGTTGGTGAGACGCTGGAAGGCGGTAAGCGCGGATCTATGATTGTGCTCGTGATTTCTATCGTCTTGATCGCTGTTGCTGGTGTTTGGCTTTGGACTTGA
- a CDS encoding TetR/AcrR family transcriptional regulator has product MKKRTEARRLAIRDAAGQAFKELGFEGTSMAHLAQRLGYSKATLYSYFDSKEELFYEVLMASTSSQMDAIFKILEKPLFELRKDLTLLGEKITELLYSEEVMAVRRLLLSEAGRKNELGLKCYEAGPAQFLVVISQSLQCAMNRGLLRQSDPVVAALHWRALLESEWIDHFLFSTSTQDSEAKVRATTARAVEAFLLAYGASSSDKN; this is encoded by the coding sequence ATGAAGAAAAGAACCGAAGCTAGACGTCTAGCTATCCGCGATGCCGCAGGGCAAGCTTTCAAAGAACTCGGATTTGAGGGCACCTCAATGGCTCACCTGGCACAGCGGCTGGGCTATTCGAAAGCCACGCTTTACTCCTACTTTGATTCCAAAGAAGAACTGTTCTATGAAGTGTTGATGGCTTCAACAAGCTCTCAAATGGATGCCATTTTTAAGATTTTAGAGAAGCCGCTATTTGAGTTACGCAAGGATTTGACATTGCTTGGCGAGAAAATTACCGAGCTCCTCTATTCAGAAGAAGTAATGGCCGTACGACGTCTGCTTTTGTCCGAGGCAGGTCGCAAGAACGAACTGGGTCTGAAGTGTTATGAGGCTGGTCCCGCTCAGTTTCTTGTTGTTATATCCCAAAGCCTGCAATGCGCTATGAACCGTGGGTTGTTGCGACAATCCGACCCTGTCGTTGCGGCGCTTCATTGGCGGGCACTTCTGGAATCCGAATGGATCGATCATTTCCTGTTCTCGACTTCAACACAGGACAGTGAGGCAAAGGTCCGGGCCACAACAGCGCGCGCCGTGGAAGCATTTCTACTGGCCTATGGTGCTTCCAGCTCGGACAAGAATTGA